ggtatcacagcatgattctgaaacctaaaccctatgtGTTAACACCACCATCAAAActgaagcctaaaacccaaaattcGTTGCATGTCTATCAGTATAGAAGATTTTTCAACGATATTATAACCCTAAAAAACAGCTAGCAACAGCAAGAAGTCAGACCAGTCGCTAGTTTTCTAGGTGAGACTGTCAGTTCAAGAACATCAAACCCACTATAGATTTGTCAAGAtcaacaccatagtcacccacagacactgccgATCTGCCCCCACCGTGTGCAGATATGCTAATCCAGTCCTCTGGATAATATATGTTGTCTCAACAACCTTATATCTGCTGCTGGTtagtgtttttctttttttttttttttttttttttttggcattgcCACTTTATCATTTGTTTAGTGCAATAACgaaatgaaatggaatgaaaaaagtttttataattttatacattTACCATATAATTTCTTAATTCCATTCGATTCCTAATCCATTTTATTCCAATTACCAAACACTGGGTTAGTCCTTTGTGTACTACTGTTGTGCTACTGCAAGTTTCCCATTTATATCAATCTGTCGCTATATCTTGCTCATCTCAGATCTTTTTCAGGAATAGGCTTAGAAGACGCTTTGGgtagaaataaaaattatgtacaaAAAATGACAAAATTATTTGGATCGCTTCTTGGTTTGCATAACATTGGAAACACATTTTGTTTGTTGTCTCAGTAATGAATTATATAGGCGTAGTGAAATAGAAGATTAAATAACATGTTAATAGAGGCTAGTTGCCTTTTGGAAGGCTATTTGCTTGCTCAAcaataaagaagataaaaaacaAAGCCTCAATAAGCCATTACCTTCTAAAATTTGTAGCATGTTCAATCAATCAAAAATAGTGAAGGATCAAAAGAGTACGCTAGCCCTTGATTATGTTTCAATTTATCAGAGATAAGCATCCTTTCAATTAGCTACTTTTATCTttttatatattatctttatCTTTAAAGAGTCACTTACCCTATGCTTGGAGAGGTCTTGGATTTGtagttgtattggatttggatataataaaatataaaattttattgaaatatgACTAGTTTATCAAAATACAAAGTCAAGATTTGAAATCCATACTCCCAAATGCAGCATTAATATAGTTAGGtttgatttttttacaaaatcTATAAACAATATAAAAAATGTATTTTGTCAAATTCACATGATTAGCAATGTTTTTGCCTCTTATCCTCTTTGTTTGCCTTCATCTGATTCTTAGCCTCTTCTTGCTATCTAGAGTTCTTACATTCAAGTCTTTTTTAATTCTTGTTCTCTTCCATTAATTCTTTCTTCATCCCCAATCTATACTTTTACTCTATTTCTATGGGTCATGCAAATTCTCATTCCTAAAAATGTTTTACTATAGCATCTTTCTGACACCCCTTGTCACACATGATTAGCATGCTACAAAACGCTCTTTTTGACATTTTGATATGCTAAACTTAAAATTACACAACTACTATCAATGCTAGTGTGCTACTAAGCTTAAATTACACATTAACACGTCTAATATTGTAGAAGTTCTGGTGACAATCCTCTTCTGATTTTGCTTAtagatttaaactttaaatttcaaTCCCCAACTTAGGAATTGCTTACCATGTGTTTATGATCTTGGATTTTGTCATCTTGCAAATTGAAATCTAACTTGTGCttctacataaaataaaataaaacataacaatTCACCATGGCATGATTTAGAGCCAAATTCATTTTGCAAAAATGAAATACATCTAGATGAACAAGTTCTAGTTGTCAATGGGGAGATCTATGCATTCTAAAcatttattgtttaaatcttttCAGTGGACACACCATTTTTAGTAGAGCTGCCCTAAAATCCAACCAAAAGTGAGAACTTTTAATAACTTTGATTGACAAGATTTTGCAAAAAATAACTTCTCAGTTATACTCAATTCCAAAAGGGGTTTTGCAAAAACAAAATCGGAATCAGTATCATAGTCCTTTTTGTTTGTTAGCATTGAAAATCAAAATCCTTGTTACTAATATTGAGCCATTTTTGCATTCTACTTGGCGGCTAGAAATTCTACAAACACGGCCTAAAAATTCTATGGGCAcaaatttatgttaattttgatgtaTAAACTTAGTGTGTACCTATATaggaaaatatggaaaaatatgTTTAATATGCCTTAGCCAACACTAGCCATGGGGGAGGACTATCCAGCATTGTCCTATATAAACGAGCGAAGTCTATTTTTCTTGTCCAATCTTATTTAAGAgtaaattgtatcaagcacaagttAAAAATTTTGAACCTAGTCAAACATGGTCTAGCCATCAAAACAAATATGCCCTTAAGTAAATTGTATGGCTCATGTGAGCCTGGTTAGTTAGTACTTGTGTgaatttatttgtttttcatGTAATCTATTGACAATCCTTTCTTGTAAGAAATCTCTTATGTTcaatgacaaaaaaaatatcaacTAAAAGAGTACTTTGGATAAACAAAACTAGtgtgtaaaacaaaaaaaaacaaaaaattgtaaACTTAGAAGAACATAGACCAATTATAAAACACGAGTacatatattaattaaaaatactaGTACATACAAATGACTGGATCCTCTATAACATTGGGATTGTCAATGCATGACAATGTTTATTCAATTTATACCTCAACAAACAATTTATTAAAGATAACACAATAAATATTTAAGgcataataaatatcattttagttGTTGTTATCCATCCAGAATTGAGCTTGCAGATAGTTGATCACATTTTTGTCAACTTGGAAGGCCTTGGTAGAACATCAATAGAGATGGGCGGCTTTGAACCAAAAACTGCATTTGCAATAGTGATGACTCCCAGATTCCGGCTACTTAAACCAGCTATGGCCACTGCATTGGTTTCTCCAACATTAAACTGGAAGTGAATGCGTCCCACGGGAAACACAAAACAAGACCTGGGTTAAGAACCTTGGTAATTAGGCGATTTTCTGGGTTTGAGGTAACAAAACCGACAAAGAGGGTGCCCTCCAAGACAGTAAGGAGCTCAATGCCACGAGGGTGCGTGTGAGGAGGGTTGATACCATACGGCGCAAAATCCAAACAGACTACTGAGATACCAAGGGTGTTAAGGCCAGCGAGTTTATCAACATTTACTAATGTAACATTTGAACCAACCCGGTTCGATGTGTTTCCAGGCACATTTAGTCCCAAAAAGAAGAAATCATTGGCTGTTGCAAGCTTTGGATCCTTGCAGAATTTTCCATTCACAAACACCGTAAATATTCACACAAGATAACATATCAAATATTACTTAcggtaaaatttaaaattttgtacaTTCACACATACAGACATAACCTAGAAGTCCGGCGAAGGAAAACTAACATGTACCCCCTTCAGTGGAATCATTAAGAGCAACACAGAAGTCCTGCAAAGGGCTGGGATCAGCAGCAGAAGCTAAAGAAAAAGCCACAGCTAAGAGGGCAATGCATGCAAGTGTGTTGGCTGCCATCTTCTTCTTCATGCTCATCATATATGCAATTTCTTGCTTTGCCAAAAAAATGTTTTTGCTTTGGATATATCAGCTGTGATGATAATGGCAAGGTAGCTTTATGTATTTATAATGAAACCAACTTTGAAGTAGTCTTCTTCTTccttatatattatatgtttttttttaatcaaaactcAAAGCTGATCAATGAATTTACCCATTCCACAGAAGTTAGTAAAGACCCAGCCTCATGCTTTTAAGGCAGAATGTATCTGAGAAAGGCCATTTTAATTAAATAAGTATaaattgttcttcttgttttttgtGAGCCATGGAAATTTCAGTGATCACTTCTCCAAATGTTCCAGTGCTGTGAGTTGCTTTCTTGGGGTTGTGTTTGAGTTTCTGGGTGCTACGGCAGTcttgtattgatttatttgtgacttgttcatggttcCAATTGTTCTAGcaattaatttcttgatttttttgtgAAGCCACTTTGCAGCAGCTTTAATCATGGTCATAGCTCTTTTGATACCCAGCCAACATTTGATATTATTTGACACAGCTGGTGTGAATATCTTAATAATATGAGTCAATTTTAGGCTATTTTGGACATTTTAGTTATGCTGAGTTTCTTTTGATACTTTAATAGTTTGAGGTttttaatggttattttggtcatttagcactACTAGTATGTGCTAGAGTTATGTAAGGGTATTTACTTAGTCATTGGTATATAGTAGACAAATATTatgaatagagggagagacctaccaTTGAGATAAGGTCTTtgattttacccaattattatCATGgtactagagcaagatccaacctaaaccctaagttaATACCAaaaccaaatcctaaaccctaaacctcattCCTGCTACTATATATAAGGATAATCTGCACTACTAAAGACCAGAAACAAAGTCAAGGAGCAGCTAGAAAAATACCATAGTTGCTAGAAAATCCTAGATGCTGTTGTCTTTCAGAACCTTTAGTATCCCTtcatatttttgcaaaaataacCACATAGCCACCCACATAACCTGTGGATGTTGTTGCCCAGTGAAATTTCACAGCCAGAGTGTGTCCTCtgctcccttttttttttttttttgaatgcttTAAATACCTCCGTAGATCATAGTATTAAGTTGTTCATTATGTATCTTGTTAAAAAATAACTTCAATTTTCCACTTAGAGCACTTTTTTAATGTTTGCTTGGTACCATTAGGGTTGTGTGTTGGTTTTGAGGCTGGTGCAAGCTTCTTGGTGTTGTGGCAGCCTTGCGCTGGTTTATTTGTGACTCGTTAACCTTGTTCGTAGTTGTTCTATTTGTTTGGTACTGTTAGGGTTTtgtgttggtttcttggggctACATATAAGCTTCTTGGTGCTATGGCAGCCTTATGCTGGTTTATTTGTGACTTGATCGTGATGTGTCACCTTGTTCATGGTTGTTTTGGCTAGTAATTTTGTTCTTATTGGTATAAGTTTTTGAGGTTGGGATGGAGTCCCCAAATCCTAAAAGTATGTTTTCCTCGTCAATCACTTGTATGAGTCAACCACATACTGTAATTGTTTTAGAGTAGGAGTATTTGAGGTTTCTATAGTATCAAGCATCCTAACAAGCATCTCATCTTTTTGAACACTGCATACAAATTAGAAAATGGAATTCAAGGAAACACGGATCAGGGTAGGGAATTCAATGCATTATGATTTTATTAGCCAAAGATGAGGAATGCAAGTGATGTGAATAGTCATAATCATTactttcataatatttttcaatttttttttcgagattataatatttgtaatattgTTCATAGTTTGATATTGATGAGATAACAATATCAAATTTTCATGGGCGGGAAACTTCTCGGGATACTTTCGACACACCCAAATCGGAGAATCCGACCAAATTAGAGGTTAAAATCAAGTCTAAGATAGAATCTGCCGCAAACAAACCCAAGATCAGCCTCAAATCACACCAAGAAAACATCAATCTGCAAGATTTAAGGAAGAACACCACCCTCCACTCACGGCTTGCCCTTtctaaagagaagggagagagtctcTCTCTAACAAGCGAAGTGCCTGCAGTTATTCGTTGTGGACTATGTGGTCAAAGCGAACCTTGGAGAGGCTATTTATATCTGTGATTCCTCCTAGATGAATATTGAATTCTGTAGTCAtgactgctttttgaacttaaCCTTTCAAGTTCTATAGCGTTGCTTTGTACTAGTGTATGCTACCTAATTTGCATTATTGCTGTGTTTTTCATTCGTTGTATTGGTGTGTACTGTTTATATTGAGGGGTGGATTTTTTCATCCTATACAAAGAAAGCTTTGCTGATATTGTTTACATTCAAATCGCTGCAATCAAACTATTGTTTACAATCTGATGTTTCCTCTTACaatgatgtgatttattttttatgcctgtatatgtgctaggtagtgatttattttcaaaaacggtatactaatttttttaactttcttaatttgtagggtttgcaactgtaaCAACGTCAGGACGATGTCACGCAGCTCGGATgcagcttttcacttttttttaatctaaacaaatgaaatgtatttaaatttgaatttgtataatatatttgtattcgaatttgaattgaatttgaatttgaatttgaatttgtataatatatttgtatttgaatttgtataatatatttgtatttaaatttcaattagaatttttaataatttatgaattttattgcaattatgatttaatgttatgtataagaaaatgtaatttaattacatatttttataggaattaataatttggaaaaaaaattaaattcactattaattgtgcaatttaagtattagtaacgatttcaaaatcgtcactaatactaggctTTAGGGAtggtttaaaatcgtcactaaatccATCAATGAtctgcagagcaatagtgacgaatataaaaccctcactaatactatggttttaatgacgatttttggtcgatctggtgtagaatttatagtgacgggcttaggtctttagtgacggttttaatccgtcactaatactctatttttagtgacgatttaaatccgtcactaatactctgttattagtgacggtttaaaaaattcatcactaataagtattaataACGACAGGTATAGCGACAaattgagaaccgtcactaataaccttattttttgtagtgtataaGTGATCATTTAGTGTAAGACCCTGAACTCAACCGTTAGGTCTTTGGATTTAAGTCTTGCCATGTCAGGAATCTCAAGGTTTCCAGTTATTAGTTTCAAAGCCTCATGAGGATCAAACCAATCATAGTTCGTAGGCCACATTTGTAATAActcgaacccagaaaataaaagaaaaataaataaaatgaaaaagggaaataaacaaagagagggaaaagaaatttaaaaagggcatcaagtagggactcatcgacgaacgtccttcttggtctcattgacgaatacacGTGTCTTGTCAATGAGGAATTACCAAGAACGGGAAAAATTCAGACTTTTAAtggattcgtcaatgaacctgatgtccttgtcgacgaatgtccttctttggctcgtcgacgaaccttttagACTTGTCGACGAACGCCAAATTATAAAGTGACCCTGGATCATTTTCTTCCacaaatttctctctcctctctctctctctctctctctctctctctctctctctttctatggTTTGGCCCTACCACCTTTTTTCTTCGATTCTAGCCCGAATTTAGCCTGATTTGATGatcggaaaccaccacgaggttcctggggTGTTTCTCTCCAAATTAGCTAGAGCAAAAAATTGATTTGGAATTtttgggcaccactccaagattagggtaagtaggatatttttaatattaaattaattatttggAGTGTGTGGGtctaggagatgttaaatgataaatattatggggttgaactgattaagttaTGATTTTTGGAATATTGAGTTCGGTTTTTCATTCATTTTAGGTAGAGCATCGAGGATcagataaggggaataaaattataccaggctttttattaaatttgaatcagttattttcgagtataggaaccttttaattatattatgattttctgaatggatTAGGCATTTAAAAATGATTGGTTTTGGTTATAAATCataattgggaaaaatcgtgtggcatgaaaataattcTTCTTAATTATCTGGTTGTAAATATTGTACGGTTGTGAATACCGTCTGCTTGTTAGAGTTGTCCGGATGTGAGTACTGcctggttgtgaatactgattggttGTGGATGTTGTCTGCTTGTGAATACTGCTTGGCTGTGAACATCGTTTGATGGTGAGTATggattgattgtgaatactatctATTGTGAACATAAACGTGCAGTGAGATATGTAGTTgtcctacgtgggccacgtatagtGATGTACGTagttgccctacgtgggccacgtatagtGATGTACGCAGCTACCCTACATGGGCCATGTACAGTAGAGTACGTAGCTGCCCTATATAGGCCATGTATAGGAGAGTACATAGCTGCCTTACGTGGGCAATGTACACTAGAGTACGTAACTGTCCTACTTGGGCCATATACGTAactgccctatgtgggccacgtataaGGTAGTACATAGTTTTCCTATGTGGGTCATTTACTGGGTTGTACGCATAGccttatgtgggccacgtactgtgaGGTATGCAGTTGCCCTAGGTTGGCCACATACGAAGTTCAGTGGATTATATTGTATCCTGTGTGAGTGAAATGTGGTGTATATGGTTGTTGACTTTGTGAGATAATTGATGTGAACTTAAGTGCATAAATAATTATAGCAAAGTAAATCCCTCCgctcaagggcttgctgagaaaggcgagtgccctagtaattATAGTCTGATACCAGAGCAGAGCAAAGTTACATGTATAGGCATGtaaatttccctattctcggagacttcgCTTATAAACACaaccccgagggcttactgaataaggtaagTGCCTTGGTAGTTATaaaggtattagagcaaagggaaggtacatgtatgggcgtgtaatcttcccaatcctcgggaactttcactataaatattggttttgtttgtatGACTATAGTTTGTTCATGCCTTGATAGTTGTTGTTTAATTGATGagtttatataatatatatatatatatatatatatatatatatatatatatatattaaaactcttctgccacacactgctatagtttatttcttccttattgagaagtgtctcactctaaggaattattgacttttcaggtccttctggtgatcgagcttagaaagctcaggGGCAGGGCTAAGAATTTTGGGTAAATTTCGGGTGGTAGTAAGAACCGAGATATGTATAATTATGTTGTTagaatttctggttatgtaatatatggGAACGTATACTACTTTTTGGGttttatatagtactctggtattttatttgagattgttgattatttttccgctgcgtgaatggtataaAAGATGGtgattggtctcatcacaccccgagccccacttggcgggttcggggcgtgacaaagtGGTGTCAGagctttaggttatagattctacagactttaggaggattaataccagagtataggttcgagttaagATGAGGGTAAAAACGGGTAGTTTAAGGTATCGATAGGAATTTGAATTTTGTTTCgtagcctggaggcagaaatcccttgacagacttctgtgattttctgaatcagtcgacggttttagaaaactactataaatccatcgacggtgatgtttccaagcaatgagactgaaacttggaattagaacttgaaggttgAGATGATTGTGGTTAATtgggtgttggatgtttaatggaggatttgaatattaatcTGGTTTTTTGTTTTATAACTGCACCAATTATGTTAAGATGTGGAGATTTTAAACTTGCCTTTGtgatatctttaggatggatcccaGAGGTAAAGAAGTGGATACTGGAGGGGAGAACGAGATGGGGGTTTCCAGCGGAGATGAGATTGAGACCTCCTGATTGCTGCGAGGTATAGCTCGACAGGTCAGGGAAGAGATGAGGTGAGACCCCGGGGATCGAGCTACCCACTAGTGAACCAGGGATATtcgattgatcaattcacctTCTTGAAACCCTTTTCTTTTAGGGGAGTTGCCAACCCAATCGTaactgagaattgggtgcaggataTGGAAAAGATATTGACAGTGCTGGATTGCACTGAGAAACAAAAGGTTCTCTTCACCACTttcaaactgacaggagaggctgagtgGTGGTGGCTAGCAGTGAAGCTGTTAGAAGAGTAGCAAACAATACCTACTATTATATATGATATGGAAGcgtttcaaggaggtcttctacAACCTGTATTTTCCCGCCGCCACCAGGAATGCAAAGGCGGAGGAATTCTTCAACTTGACTCAGGGGCAACTCACTGTGCAGTAGTACGCTACGAGGTTCATGGAGCTTTCTCGCTTCGCTCCTTtcatggttccagatgaatataaAAAAgcgaggtggtttgagaggggcttaAAACATAGAATCCACGAGCATGTGGTATGCTTACAGAATCCATTATACCCCGTAGTTTGGAGAAGAAACAGTGAATTTCACCCAACACCTACAGTACCTGCAAACACTGATCCCTTATTGTACAACAGATGTGGCCAAAACTATCAAAACACAAAAAGCAAGTCCTTGCAGCTTGAACTTATTTTCTTAATCTGTTGCAAGAGTACATCAACATGTAAAAAATTCAACCAGCTAGGGGCTGCTGGTGCAGTTAGGCCAGGGCACATGCTTAGGAATTCTTGTCTTAAGCACTGGATTACTCTCAAAGAAATTGGTCGGCCGAAGCTCAAATCCAGCAGTTCTTGTCGGCATCACTGGAAAATCTTCTTGATACGGGACATGGTGAAATGCCATGTTGTGCCATAGCACAATATCCTGGCTTTCAATCTTTCTATTTCTGCACATTAaacaaaaagaagagaagaaaaactAGTTCAAAATTTTGCTTCGCATGGATGCTAAACACAATTAAATGGTACCTGAGGCTCCAAACAGCTAAGGTGTCATCCCCTCGGCTCTGATCAGCATATAGCCCTCCTGCCCATTTTTCAGACTCATTATAGGGAGTAACCCAGACAGGATACTTGGTGAAGGCTGCACGGATTTGTGGGAAATCATCATCAGACAAAAGAGGACTGCACACAGGCCCTGGAATCAACCTATACCCAACATAGTTCCCAAGCTTGGTCTTCTTGTTAGGATTCACCACTAGGAGCTCTGCTGGATTCAAGTAGTCCACTTGAATTCGGGCATCTGATTCTGTTTTGGCAGTTTCTCTAACAACAGTCCAATAGCTCTTTCTTGGTGAGTCATTGTCCCTCACTCGCTTTCTCACCAATTTGGCCTTGACAAAGGAGTTGGCATCGCCATCCACGTCGAGGTCAAGATAATAGGTCCAGAAGTGATCATGGTATACTCCTACAGTGTTTTCTGCAAACAATGTCCCATAGACAGCCTCCTTTATCTGGTTGACATGGGTGTATGGGACACCCTTGGTTTCTAGTACACCAGTATGCCCAACCTgtaaggcaaaaaaaaaaaacagttacacagaatataaaataataaaccatccatttttttgtgaattttggtATGCTGGAATGGAGTGGATTAGAAGTGGAATGAAATCAAAAACTGTATGACGAACATGTAGAAATAGAGAAATCAATTCTATTCCATCCATTCCATTTACATTAGCCAGGAAATAAGCTCTTTTCAGTACTTTAAAGGACTTGATGTAAATCACACGATCCAAACAGTGTAGCAGCAGCAGCTTATTGTCAATATAAGAAAGCCATGTTGTACCTGGACTATGATGGAACCACTGGGTTTGAATTCCCAATCAATTATATAGTCATAGTTGCCCACCGTGGAGACCATCCTCGCCACGAGGCTAACCTCTGGTCTAACCTCCCTTATCTGTCAAAACATCTGATCCTCATTTAAAACCACCACAActgctttgtttttattttttacttctttaGAAATTGGTCACATGAAATACATATGACAACATTCTGCTTTGATTCTCAATGTAGAAATATGATTAAAAGAGTTATTCTGGAGAACTAGACTGAagcaaaaacaaaacaaaacacatttCCCTATGGGCACTCTtctgagttaaaaaaaaaaaaaatgtaggtgTTGAGAAACTACTTACCACCTCTCCTGGGATTGCAGTCTCAGTGTGACGCCACATAACGTTCCCAGCCGACCGTTCAAATATGCAGAAGGCATTTGGTATTTTCACAGGCTTACCATCTTGGCCAGCATAGTACTGATCCATAAAAACAGCATTGGCAGGGCAGTCAGAAAGGGGCTCTAGTGGCACTGCACATAGACCAAACCCGTATTCACCTATATCCAAGAAGGCTTTGTAGTACCAGTCCTCGGTTGGATCCATGTATGGTATAAATTGCTCTGATATGTACCCTTTGTACAACACCCGGCGATATCTTTGCTTCTCAAGATCATAAATTGATGCAAGAGATATGACTGGACCTGCTCGAATATCAAAACCCAGATGGAAG
This genomic stretch from Malania oleifera isolate guangnan ecotype guangnan chromosome 3, ASM2987363v1, whole genome shotgun sequence harbors:
- the LOC131150167 gene encoding amine oxidase [copper-containing] alpha 2, peroxisomal-like, coding for MDSATKKLQLLFPPSSTLFLFFFFFFFFFLPLTTFSIPQQYHPLDPLTPSELAHVRTLIAASYPSSSHNLTFHYVALLEPPKPTVLSWLSDATASSAAAPPRRAVAIARIDGATHEITVDLSTLSILSDETIAGGRRGYPMLTFEEQTAASRLPLTYPPFAASIKKRGLKLSDVVCGAWTVGWFGGEEGRRVFKVLCFYVEGSPSLYVRPIEGITTVVDVEEMRVIGYRDRRRVPVPKAEGTEYRASHLAPPFGPHLGGMAVVQPEGPGFRIEGHTVRWANWVFHLGFDIRAGPVISLASIYDLEKQRYRRVLYKGYISEQFIPYMDPTEDWYYKAFLDIGEYGFGLCAVPLEPLSDCPANAVFMDQYYAGQDGKPVKIPNAFCIFERSAGNVMWRHTETAIPGEVIREVRPEVSLVARMVSTVGNYDYIIDWEFKPSGSIIVQVGHTGVLETKGVPYTHVNQIKEAVYGTLFAENTVGVYHDHFWTYYLDLDVDGDANSFVKAKLVRKRVRDNDSPRKSYWTVVRETAKTESDARIQVDYLNPAELLVVNPNKKTKLGNYVGYRLIPGPVCSPLLSDDDFPQIRAAFTKYPVWVTPYNESEKWAGGLYADQSRGDDTLAVWSLRNRKIESQDIVLWHNMAFHHVPYQEDFPVMPTRTAGFELRPTNFFESNPVLKTRIPKHVPWPNCTSSP